A genomic stretch from Procambarus clarkii isolate CNS0578487 chromosome 14, FALCON_Pclarkii_2.0, whole genome shotgun sequence includes:
- the RpS27 gene encoding small ribosomal subunit protein eS27: protein MAVYGACEVRAQARHGSRLAAAWSFPPADGPATMPLAKDLLHPSPIEEKRKCKLKRLVQHPNSYFMDVKCPGCFKISTVFSHAQTVVACVGCATVLCQPTGGKAKLTDGCSFRRKQN from the exons ATGGCGGTCTATGGCGCGTGTGAGGTGCGCGCGCAGGCCCGCCATGGGAGCCGCCTGGCGGCCGCGTGGTCTTTCCCCCCAGCTGATGGTCCCGCCACCATGCCT tTAGCAAAAGATCTTCTACACCCTTCACCAATTGAGGAGAAGCGGAAATGCAAGCTCAAGCGGCTTGTACAGCATCCGAACTCCTATTTCATGGATGTCAAGTGCCCAG GATGTTTTAAGATTTCTACAGTGTTTTCACATGCCCAGACGGTAGTTGCATGTGTTGGCTGCGCAACAGTTCTATGCCAACCAACAGGAGGAAAAGCTAAGCTTACAGATG GATGCTCGTTCAGGAGGAAGCAGAATTAA